In Komagataeibacter sucrofermentans DSM 15973, the genomic window GCGAAAGAGATCGTCAGAAGCAGCGAAAAGGGCGGTGGCATCCTGTCGCGCAAGGATTTTGCCAGTTACCACACCCGCATGATGGCGCCGCTGACCTGCGACTATCGCGGCTATCATATTGATACGGCCCCGCCGCCGAGTGGTGGCGGTGTTGCGCTGTGCGAGATGCTCAACATCCTGTCGGGCTATGACATGCATGCGCTCGGGCTGCACACGGCCGCGGGCGTGCAGCGCGAGGTCGAGGCCATGCGCCACGCCTATGCCGACCGGCAGGACCTTGGCGACCCCGCCTTCGTCAATAACCCGATCGCGCACCTGACAGACCCGGCTTACGCAGCGCAGGTGCGCCAGCACCTGCCGGCGGGCCATGCCGTTTCCTCCGCCAGCCTGCGCCCCGGCGCGCCGGAAGGCGAGAAGGAGGAAACCACCCATTATTCCATCGCCGACCAGTCGGGCATGACGGTGGCCGTGACCTATACGCTCAATGGCTGGTTTGGCGCGGGCGTGGTGGCGGGCAGCACCGGCGTGGTCATGAATGACGAGATGGATGACTTCGCCACCCGGCCGGGCGAGCCGAACATGTTCGGTATCGTGGGCAGCCAGGCCAATGCCATAGCCCCCGGCAAGACGCCGCTTTCCTCCATGGCGCCGACCATTGTTTCGCATGATGGCCAGCCCGCCATGGTGCTCGGCAGCCCCGGCGGCTCGCGCATTCCCACCATTATCCTGTCGGTGCTGACCGGCATGGTCGATTACGGGCTCGACGTGCAGCAGGCGGTCGACCTGCCGCGCATTCATGAGCAGTGGCAGCCCGATGTGGTGCAGGTGGAACGCGGCGCGCTGTCGCCCGCTGTCATCCGCACGCTCACCCATGAAGGCTACACGGTGGAGGAACATGCGCCCTGGGGTGTTGCCGAGAGCATTCTCGTTGGTGGCCCGCGCATCGGCAAGGTAGGACAGGCGCGTTATTATGGCGGAGCCGACCTGCGCCACCAGTCCGGCGCGGCCGTGGGGGAATAAGCGTGATTTTTTTGCCCGCCCCCTTGTGCATGGGGCGGGTGTATGTGTTAGAACCCGCTCGGGAGATCGGTTGTAGACGGATACCTTGCTAACCTGGTCAGATCCGGAAGGAAGCAGCCATAGTGAGTTTCGTCCGGGTTATGGCCGGTCTCTCACCTGAAACACGTTTCTGTGCCGCCATCGCGCCGCGTACGTCATGGCCACTTCTCCAGCCC contains:
- the ggt gene encoding gamma-glutamyltransferase, with product MPSARGPHYRALLLSCFVAALPVAGQAAVVDPLAFENTPGGQAIGMAPTPGRNGMVVVAQDLAAHVGADILARGGNAVDAAVAVGYAMAVVYPAAGNIGGGGFMTLRLPDGQATFVDFRERAPGAATATMYQDAAGHVLAGASTRGWKAVAIPGTVAGLEQVHDRWGKLPRADVMAPAITLARDGFILKPSDADLLHTSTAAFAKDPYASRIFLHPDGTPLMAGERLVQPDLARTLERIARKGASGFYEGPVAKEIVRSSEKGGGILSRKDFASYHTRMMAPLTCDYRGYHIDTAPPPSGGGVALCEMLNILSGYDMHALGLHTAAGVQREVEAMRHAYADRQDLGDPAFVNNPIAHLTDPAYAAQVRQHLPAGHAVSSASLRPGAPEGEKEETTHYSIADQSGMTVAVTYTLNGWFGAGVVAGSTGVVMNDEMDDFATRPGEPNMFGIVGSQANAIAPGKTPLSSMAPTIVSHDGQPAMVLGSPGGSRIPTIILSVLTGMVDYGLDVQQAVDLPRIHEQWQPDVVQVERGALSPAVIRTLTHEGYTVEEHAPWGVAESILVGGPRIGKVGQARYYGGADLRHQSGAAVGE